The following coding sequences lie in one Crassostrea angulata isolate pt1a10 chromosome 10, ASM2561291v2, whole genome shotgun sequence genomic window:
- the LOC128167381 gene encoding uncharacterized protein LOC128167381 isoform X2: protein MWTMFLSILLMYLVHKSATSVINCKQTEKGLEYRGTISLTISGKTCQRWDSQTPHAHNYDKDFPGNASVHENYCRNPRASDDTVPWCYTTDKNIRWQICGVPYCEVDFSKCKLTSEGLDYRGNVSRTASGRTCQRWDSQYPWTHTYTDLYGGNSVHENYCRNPKAGQDPTPWCYTTDKDVRWELCDIPVCECRDTQKGEAYIGKTSQTVDGRQCVRWDSVDDSHPDYSNAKFLTGSKSTHENYCRNPDNDRAPWCYTSTVGGSWNYCNIPFCKMSSAECRRSPKGFDYFGTENRTVDNIDCQRWDTVKPHQHSFSKGFMGLSASEHENYCRNPDDDKMPWCYTVNSTIRFQYCNISNCPERDCKITENGINYRGKQRTTRGGIQCQRWDRTYPHVPNPSISFAASSLSAQENYCRNPDSEPAPWCYTMNPTVRWQICDVPFCFNDSYSCVFSKENCSFEQLNNNAIKWVLKAEEGKKTRVLTLAEDLPSVQSVIPSLRLPKMRFTKTGSCLQMNYRSRGIRLNISTDKQNLTSLSSSDEWKLIKVNIDYSNDTYQIIMTPTPITSSVNFAIKDVYISNTPCEVLECYTENKYEGFRKKTKFLHQCADAGKCKFDSQSKGKPGCSINSEKQWEECSIPKCKSETLNCNFKSDMCNWKVAERGVKWNRHTSEINGEEVITAKMLNSNEERRAILYSAPQLVSTDIGCLTMSYLGKDVHLQLYITQGTVYTPKTMVFERRDIDSKLFATTSIQTPTNTPYMVILVGTLKANRSGTIQIGKINYENGICADKDPCSLTQFQCEDGSCIPVGDFCNGLTNCANQEDESACKYNNNTSCFEYNSGCPKRCPAHCQCNGFIFKCSSPENVTKEVKVLDLSSNSFNVESLENFGLLVHLNLSSCLLSNLSGFAIRLNSSSLQNLDLSYNNIRNLELKAFDGLPNLLYLNISNNQITSLQMGFFRFTPKLRHLIIQNNNITEIPVTESYNRLNSSLELLDLQNNKLMTIQPSSLYWLKSVSKIVLRNNNITNTDLYFSISMKMLYELDLSYNFIQNITDYMFNGLSSLRYLNLQNNLIAILDGFSFSTLNSLRTLNLAFNQIHTINRMAFENLVSLTKLNLTGNKLRTITPIRFVPLVKLEILDLSDNGLRNLEYGAFKGLESVKHLNIHSNKLTVSRTMFQGLCNLEWLQTDSYIICCAKPLTVDSSKCISPKDSISSCEQLINVGFLAQMIWYIALFSVVGNAYVIYYRIQEGMKSNASHGIFVLHLSVSDFLMGVYLFIIAIADLEYRNVYGFNDGEWRYSTACTIAGLLATTSSEASVIFICLITIERYIVLKHPFSAGFVKKRRVILSISFVAWLIAILFSVIPVLVYPDFYSRSTVCISLPLTPEKVSGWEYSTFLFIGFNMFIFMAIVIGQLLIFIQVKRMGKKINNDNSKREMAVLKSLSYVVLSDTFCWIPIIVIGLLASGGVNISSDVYAWVIVLVLPINSALNPFIYTFSMIFRQKKKSPRSPSVTLSGRVNGQRQSSK, encoded by the exons ATGTGGACTATGTTTTTGTCTATACTACTGATGTACCTGGTACATAAATCAGCCACTTCGG TCATCAACTGTAAACAAACTGAAAAAGGTCTAGAGTACAGAGGAACCATATCCTTAACTATTTCCGGAAAAACTTGCCAGAGATGGGACAGCCAGACACCACATGCTCATAACTATGACAAAGATTTTCCAGGAAACGCAAGTGTGCACGAAAATTATTGTAGAAACCCTAGAGCTTCAGATGATACAGTCCCTTGGTGTTATACAACCGATAAAAACATACGGTGGCAGATTTGTGGTGTCCCTTACTGtg AAGTGGACTTTTCTAAATGTAAACTGACCAGTGAGGGCTTAGACTACAGAGGCAACGTTTCAAGAACAGCCTCAGGTAGAACGTGTCAGCGCTGGGACAGTCAATACCCTTGGACCCACACCTACACTGATTTGTATGGAGGCAACAGTGTGCACGAAAACTACTGTAGAAATCCGAAGGCTGGACAGGATCCGACCCCTTGGTGTTACACAACAGACAAAGATGTCCGATGGGAGCTCTGTGATATTCCAGTTTgtg AATGTAGAGATACCCAAAAAGGAGAGGCATACATTGGGAAAACATCTCAAACAGTCGATGGACGCCAGTGTGTGAGATGGGACAGCGTAGACGATTCACATCCGGATTATTCTAATGCTAAGTTTTTGACAGGAAGCAAAAGTACTCATGAAAATTATTGTAGGAATCCGGACAATGACAGAGCACCCTGGTGCTATACTTCAACGGTTGGTGGATCCTGGAATTATTGTAACATTCCCTTTTGTAAAATGA GTAGTGCAGAATGTCGAAGAAGTCCAAAGGGATTTGATTATTTTGGAACCGAGAATAGAACTGTCGATAATATAGATTGCCAACGCTGGGATACAGTAAAACCACATCAACATAGTTTCTCGAAAGGATTTATGGGACTCTCTGCCTCAGAACATGAAAACTACTGTAGGAATCCTGATGACGATAAAATGCCCTGGTGCTACACCGTTAATAGCACAATAAGGTTTCAGTACTGCAACATTTCAAATTGTCCGGAAC GTGACTGTAAGATCACGGAAAATGGTATAAACTATAGAGGAAAACAGCGAACGACTCGAGGTGGGATTCAGTGTCAACGTTGGGACAGGACTTATCCCCACGTACCTAACCCATCAATCAGTTTTGCAGCATCATCACTCTCCGCGCAGGAAAACTATTGTAGAAACCCGGATAGTGAACCAGCCCCGTGGTGCTACACAATGAACCCCACTGTACGGTGGCAGATTTGTGATGTTCCGTTTTGTTTTAATG atTCCTACTCCTGTGTATTTTCCAAAGAAAACTGTTCATTTGAACAGCTAAATAATAACGCAATTAAGTGGGTTCTTAAGGCAGAAGAAGGGA AAAAAACACGAGTTTTAACACTCGCAGAGGATTTGCCATCTGTACAGTCAGTAATACCTTCATTGAGATTACCCAAAATGCGATTCACAAAAACCGGGAGTTGTTTACAAATGAATTACCGCAGCCGTGGAATACGTCTGAATATAAGTACGGATAAACAAAACTTGACTAGTCTTTCTAGCAGCGATGAGTGGAAGCTCATTAAAGTTAACATTGACTACTCAAATGATACTTATCAG ATAATTATGACACCAACTCCAATCACTTCATCAGTGAACTTTGCCATAAAGGATGTATATATTAGTAATACACCATGTGAAG tacTGGAGTGCtatactgaaaacaaatatgaaGGGTTTAGAAAGAAAACTAAGTTTCTTCACCAATGCGCTGATGCCGGCAAGTGTAAATTTGACTCCCAAAGCAAAGGAAAACCAGGTTGCTCCATTAATTCTGAAAAGCAATGGGAAGAATGCAGCATTCCAAAATGTA AATCAGAAACTTtaaattgcaattttaaaagcgaTATGTGCAATTGGAAAGTTGCAGAACGTGGAGTAAAATGGAATCGGCACACATCTGAAATAAATG GCGAAGAAGTTATTACCGCGAAAATGTTAAATAGCAATGAGGAAAGAAGAGCTATTTTATATAGTGCACCACAGCTTGTATCAACTGACATTGGTTGTTTAACAATGTCTTACCTAGGAAAGGATGTCCACTTACAACTCTATATAACTCAAGGCACCGtatatacaccaaaaacaatGGTCTTTGAACGACGGGATATTGATTCCAAACTTTTTGCTACAACAAGCATTCAGACACCAACAAATACTCCGTATATG GTTATCTTGGTTGGAACTCTCAAGGCAAACCGATCAGGTACTATCCAGattggaaaaataaattatgaaaatggtATTTGCGCAG ACAAAGACCCATGTAGCTTAACACAGTTTCAATGTGAAGATGGCAGTTGCATTCCTGTTGGTGACTTTTGTAATGGATTAACTAACTGTGCAAACCAAGAAGATGAATCGGCATGTAAATACAACAACAACACATCATGTTTCGAGTACAACAGTGGTTGTCCAAAACGTTGTCCTGCTCACTGTCAGTGCAATGgattcatttttaaatgcagtTCCCCAGAAAATGTAACAAAAGAAGTCAAGGTTCTTGACTTGAGCTCGAACTCTTTTAATGTGGAAAGCCTTGAAAATTTTGGCTTGCTCGTACACTTAAATCTTTCAAGTTGTCTTCTATCTAATTTATCAGGTTTTGCAATACGATTAAATTCGTCGAGCCTTCAAAATTTGGATCTGTCTTACAACAATATTCGTAATCTAGAATTGAAAGCATTTGATGGATTGCCAAACTTACTATACTTAAATATCTCAAACAATCAAATCACAAGTCTTCAAATGGGTTTCTTTCGGTTCACCCCAAAGTTGAGACAtttgattatacaaaataataacATAACAGAAATTCCAGTTACGGAAAGTTACAATCGACTAAATTCAAGTCTTGAGTTGTTAGATTTACAGAACAACAAATTGATGACTATTCAACCCAGTTCGCTTTATTGGCTAAAGTCTGTATCAAAAATAGTTTTGCGCAACAACAATATCACAAATACCGACCTctatttttcaatatcaatgaaaatgttatatgaatTAGATCTAAgttataattttattcaaaacattaCTGACTATATGTTCAATGGTTTAAGCAGTTTAAGATATCTTAACTTACAAAATAACCTAATTGCAATATTAGATggattttcattttcaacacTAAACTCTTTGCGTACATTGAATCTTGCTTTTAATCAGATACATACCATAAATAGAATGGCATTTGAAAATCTAGTTTCgcttacaaaattaaatctaacTGGTAACAAATTAAGAACAATAACTCCAATAAGATTTGTTCCCTTAGTAAAACTTGAGATTTTAGATTTGTCGGATAACGGTTTGCGAAACTTGGAGTACGGTGCCTTTAAAGGACTGGAGTCAGTAAAACATCTAAACATACACAGCAACAAACTAACCGTTTCCAGGACCATGTTCCAAGGCCTCTGTAATCTCGAATGGTTGCAAACAGATTCTTATATCATTTGTTGCGCCAAACCATTAACCGTTGATTCATCGAAGTGCATATCGCCAAAGGATAGTATTTCGTCTTGTGAACAATTGATAAATGTTGGATTTCTTGCGCAGATGATATGGTATATTGCTCTATTCTCTGTGGTTGGAAATGCATATGTTATATACTATCGTATTCAGGAAGGAATGAAAAGCAACGCTTCACATGGGATCTTTGTCCTGCATCTAAGTGTTTCAGATTTTTTAATGGGTGTGTATCTGTTCATCATAGCCATTGCCGATCTGGAGTATCGAAACGTCTATGGATTTAACGATGGTGAATGGAGATACAGCACAGCCTGTACCATAGCAGGATTGCTGGCTACAACATCTAGTGAAGCATCAGTGATTTTTATATGTCTCATAACCATTGAAAGATACATCGTTTTAAAGCATCCATTTTCTGCGGGATTTGTGAAAAAAAGACGAGTGATTCTTTCTATTTCATTCGTTGCTTGGTTGATTGCTATTTTGTTTTCCGTAATACCCGTATTAGTGTACCCCGACTTCTACAGCAGATCCACAGTGTGCATATCATTACCTTTAACACCAGAAAAAGTGTCTGGTTGGGAATATTCAACCTTTTTGTTCATCGGATtcaacatgtttatttttatggcTATTGTGATTGGGCAATTGCTGATCTTTATACAGGTCAAACGAAtgggaaagaaaataaataacgACAATTCAAAACGGGAAATGGCAGTTTTGAAATCTCTGTCGTATGTTGTTCTGTCAGACACATTTTGCTGGATTCCCATTATAGTTATAG GACTTCTAGCAAGCGGAGGAGTGAATATTTCGTCGGACGTGTATGCCTGGGTTATTGTTCTCGTTCTACCAATCAACTCAGCACTAAATCCATTCATATATACGTTCAGCATGATCTTCAGACAG AAAAAGAAGTCTCCGAGAAGTCCTAGTGTCACCTTGTCAGGAAGAGTAAATGGACAGCGACAGAGCAGCAAATAA
- the LOC128167381 gene encoding uncharacterized protein LOC128167381 isoform X1, with translation MWTMFLSILLMYLVHKSATSVINCKQTEKGLEYRGTISLTISGKTCQRWDSQTPHAHNYDKDFPGNASVHENYCRNPRASDDTVPWCYTTDKNIRWQICGVPYCEVDFSKCKLTSEGLDYRGNVSRTASGRTCQRWDSQYPWTHTYTDLYGGNSVHENYCRNPKAGQDPTPWCYTTDKDVRWELCDIPVCECRDTQKGEAYIGKTSQTVDGRQCVRWDSVDDSHPDYSNAKFLTGSKSTHENYCRNPDNDRAPWCYTSTVGGSWNYCNIPFCKMSSAECRRSPKGFDYFGTENRTVDNIDCQRWDTVKPHQHSFSKGFMGLSASEHENYCRNPDDDKMPWCYTVNSTIRFQYCNISNCPERDCKITENGINYRGKQRTTRGGIQCQRWDRTYPHVPNPSISFAASSLSAQENYCRNPDSEPAPWCYTMNPTVRWQICDVPFCFNDSYSCVFSKENCSFEQLNNNAIKWVLKAEEGKKTRVLTLAEDLPSVQSVIPSLRLPKMRFTKTGSCLQMNYRSRGIRLNISTDKQNLTSLSSSDEWKLIKVNIDYSNDTYQIIMTPTPITSSVNFAIKDVYISNTPCEDCFACLNDGSCIENGKFCDMSMDCLDNSDEKNCVLECYTENKYEGFRKKTKFLHQCADAGKCKFDSQSKGKPGCSINSEKQWEECSIPKCKSETLNCNFKSDMCNWKVAERGVKWNRHTSEINGEEVITAKMLNSNEERRAILYSAPQLVSTDIGCLTMSYLGKDVHLQLYITQGTVYTPKTMVFERRDIDSKLFATTSIQTPTNTPYMVILVGTLKANRSGTIQIGKINYENGICADKDPCSLTQFQCEDGSCIPVGDFCNGLTNCANQEDESACKYNNNTSCFEYNSGCPKRCPAHCQCNGFIFKCSSPENVTKEVKVLDLSSNSFNVESLENFGLLVHLNLSSCLLSNLSGFAIRLNSSSLQNLDLSYNNIRNLELKAFDGLPNLLYLNISNNQITSLQMGFFRFTPKLRHLIIQNNNITEIPVTESYNRLNSSLELLDLQNNKLMTIQPSSLYWLKSVSKIVLRNNNITNTDLYFSISMKMLYELDLSYNFIQNITDYMFNGLSSLRYLNLQNNLIAILDGFSFSTLNSLRTLNLAFNQIHTINRMAFENLVSLTKLNLTGNKLRTITPIRFVPLVKLEILDLSDNGLRNLEYGAFKGLESVKHLNIHSNKLTVSRTMFQGLCNLEWLQTDSYIICCAKPLTVDSSKCISPKDSISSCEQLINVGFLAQMIWYIALFSVVGNAYVIYYRIQEGMKSNASHGIFVLHLSVSDFLMGVYLFIIAIADLEYRNVYGFNDGEWRYSTACTIAGLLATTSSEASVIFICLITIERYIVLKHPFSAGFVKKRRVILSISFVAWLIAILFSVIPVLVYPDFYSRSTVCISLPLTPEKVSGWEYSTFLFIGFNMFIFMAIVIGQLLIFIQVKRMGKKINNDNSKREMAVLKSLSYVVLSDTFCWIPIIVIGLLASGGVNISSDVYAWVIVLVLPINSALNPFIYTFSMIFRQKKKSPRSPSVTLSGRVNGQRQSSK, from the exons ATGTGGACTATGTTTTTGTCTATACTACTGATGTACCTGGTACATAAATCAGCCACTTCGG TCATCAACTGTAAACAAACTGAAAAAGGTCTAGAGTACAGAGGAACCATATCCTTAACTATTTCCGGAAAAACTTGCCAGAGATGGGACAGCCAGACACCACATGCTCATAACTATGACAAAGATTTTCCAGGAAACGCAAGTGTGCACGAAAATTATTGTAGAAACCCTAGAGCTTCAGATGATACAGTCCCTTGGTGTTATACAACCGATAAAAACATACGGTGGCAGATTTGTGGTGTCCCTTACTGtg AAGTGGACTTTTCTAAATGTAAACTGACCAGTGAGGGCTTAGACTACAGAGGCAACGTTTCAAGAACAGCCTCAGGTAGAACGTGTCAGCGCTGGGACAGTCAATACCCTTGGACCCACACCTACACTGATTTGTATGGAGGCAACAGTGTGCACGAAAACTACTGTAGAAATCCGAAGGCTGGACAGGATCCGACCCCTTGGTGTTACACAACAGACAAAGATGTCCGATGGGAGCTCTGTGATATTCCAGTTTgtg AATGTAGAGATACCCAAAAAGGAGAGGCATACATTGGGAAAACATCTCAAACAGTCGATGGACGCCAGTGTGTGAGATGGGACAGCGTAGACGATTCACATCCGGATTATTCTAATGCTAAGTTTTTGACAGGAAGCAAAAGTACTCATGAAAATTATTGTAGGAATCCGGACAATGACAGAGCACCCTGGTGCTATACTTCAACGGTTGGTGGATCCTGGAATTATTGTAACATTCCCTTTTGTAAAATGA GTAGTGCAGAATGTCGAAGAAGTCCAAAGGGATTTGATTATTTTGGAACCGAGAATAGAACTGTCGATAATATAGATTGCCAACGCTGGGATACAGTAAAACCACATCAACATAGTTTCTCGAAAGGATTTATGGGACTCTCTGCCTCAGAACATGAAAACTACTGTAGGAATCCTGATGACGATAAAATGCCCTGGTGCTACACCGTTAATAGCACAATAAGGTTTCAGTACTGCAACATTTCAAATTGTCCGGAAC GTGACTGTAAGATCACGGAAAATGGTATAAACTATAGAGGAAAACAGCGAACGACTCGAGGTGGGATTCAGTGTCAACGTTGGGACAGGACTTATCCCCACGTACCTAACCCATCAATCAGTTTTGCAGCATCATCACTCTCCGCGCAGGAAAACTATTGTAGAAACCCGGATAGTGAACCAGCCCCGTGGTGCTACACAATGAACCCCACTGTACGGTGGCAGATTTGTGATGTTCCGTTTTGTTTTAATG atTCCTACTCCTGTGTATTTTCCAAAGAAAACTGTTCATTTGAACAGCTAAATAATAACGCAATTAAGTGGGTTCTTAAGGCAGAAGAAGGGA AAAAAACACGAGTTTTAACACTCGCAGAGGATTTGCCATCTGTACAGTCAGTAATACCTTCATTGAGATTACCCAAAATGCGATTCACAAAAACCGGGAGTTGTTTACAAATGAATTACCGCAGCCGTGGAATACGTCTGAATATAAGTACGGATAAACAAAACTTGACTAGTCTTTCTAGCAGCGATGAGTGGAAGCTCATTAAAGTTAACATTGACTACTCAAATGATACTTATCAG ATAATTATGACACCAACTCCAATCACTTCATCAGTGAACTTTGCCATAAAGGATGTATATATTAGTAATACACCATGTGAAG ATTGCTTTGCTTGCTTGAATGATGGATCTTGCATTGAGAATGGAAAATTTTGTGATATGAGTATGGACTGTCTCGATAACAGTGACGAAAAGAACTGTG tacTGGAGTGCtatactgaaaacaaatatgaaGGGTTTAGAAAGAAAACTAAGTTTCTTCACCAATGCGCTGATGCCGGCAAGTGTAAATTTGACTCCCAAAGCAAAGGAAAACCAGGTTGCTCCATTAATTCTGAAAAGCAATGGGAAGAATGCAGCATTCCAAAATGTA AATCAGAAACTTtaaattgcaattttaaaagcgaTATGTGCAATTGGAAAGTTGCAGAACGTGGAGTAAAATGGAATCGGCACACATCTGAAATAAATG GCGAAGAAGTTATTACCGCGAAAATGTTAAATAGCAATGAGGAAAGAAGAGCTATTTTATATAGTGCACCACAGCTTGTATCAACTGACATTGGTTGTTTAACAATGTCTTACCTAGGAAAGGATGTCCACTTACAACTCTATATAACTCAAGGCACCGtatatacaccaaaaacaatGGTCTTTGAACGACGGGATATTGATTCCAAACTTTTTGCTACAACAAGCATTCAGACACCAACAAATACTCCGTATATG GTTATCTTGGTTGGAACTCTCAAGGCAAACCGATCAGGTACTATCCAGattggaaaaataaattatgaaaatggtATTTGCGCAG ACAAAGACCCATGTAGCTTAACACAGTTTCAATGTGAAGATGGCAGTTGCATTCCTGTTGGTGACTTTTGTAATGGATTAACTAACTGTGCAAACCAAGAAGATGAATCGGCATGTAAATACAACAACAACACATCATGTTTCGAGTACAACAGTGGTTGTCCAAAACGTTGTCCTGCTCACTGTCAGTGCAATGgattcatttttaaatgcagtTCCCCAGAAAATGTAACAAAAGAAGTCAAGGTTCTTGACTTGAGCTCGAACTCTTTTAATGTGGAAAGCCTTGAAAATTTTGGCTTGCTCGTACACTTAAATCTTTCAAGTTGTCTTCTATCTAATTTATCAGGTTTTGCAATACGATTAAATTCGTCGAGCCTTCAAAATTTGGATCTGTCTTACAACAATATTCGTAATCTAGAATTGAAAGCATTTGATGGATTGCCAAACTTACTATACTTAAATATCTCAAACAATCAAATCACAAGTCTTCAAATGGGTTTCTTTCGGTTCACCCCAAAGTTGAGACAtttgattatacaaaataataacATAACAGAAATTCCAGTTACGGAAAGTTACAATCGACTAAATTCAAGTCTTGAGTTGTTAGATTTACAGAACAACAAATTGATGACTATTCAACCCAGTTCGCTTTATTGGCTAAAGTCTGTATCAAAAATAGTTTTGCGCAACAACAATATCACAAATACCGACCTctatttttcaatatcaatgaaaatgttatatgaatTAGATCTAAgttataattttattcaaaacattaCTGACTATATGTTCAATGGTTTAAGCAGTTTAAGATATCTTAACTTACAAAATAACCTAATTGCAATATTAGATggattttcattttcaacacTAAACTCTTTGCGTACATTGAATCTTGCTTTTAATCAGATACATACCATAAATAGAATGGCATTTGAAAATCTAGTTTCgcttacaaaattaaatctaacTGGTAACAAATTAAGAACAATAACTCCAATAAGATTTGTTCCCTTAGTAAAACTTGAGATTTTAGATTTGTCGGATAACGGTTTGCGAAACTTGGAGTACGGTGCCTTTAAAGGACTGGAGTCAGTAAAACATCTAAACATACACAGCAACAAACTAACCGTTTCCAGGACCATGTTCCAAGGCCTCTGTAATCTCGAATGGTTGCAAACAGATTCTTATATCATTTGTTGCGCCAAACCATTAACCGTTGATTCATCGAAGTGCATATCGCCAAAGGATAGTATTTCGTCTTGTGAACAATTGATAAATGTTGGATTTCTTGCGCAGATGATATGGTATATTGCTCTATTCTCTGTGGTTGGAAATGCATATGTTATATACTATCGTATTCAGGAAGGAATGAAAAGCAACGCTTCACATGGGATCTTTGTCCTGCATCTAAGTGTTTCAGATTTTTTAATGGGTGTGTATCTGTTCATCATAGCCATTGCCGATCTGGAGTATCGAAACGTCTATGGATTTAACGATGGTGAATGGAGATACAGCACAGCCTGTACCATAGCAGGATTGCTGGCTACAACATCTAGTGAAGCATCAGTGATTTTTATATGTCTCATAACCATTGAAAGATACATCGTTTTAAAGCATCCATTTTCTGCGGGATTTGTGAAAAAAAGACGAGTGATTCTTTCTATTTCATTCGTTGCTTGGTTGATTGCTATTTTGTTTTCCGTAATACCCGTATTAGTGTACCCCGACTTCTACAGCAGATCCACAGTGTGCATATCATTACCTTTAACACCAGAAAAAGTGTCTGGTTGGGAATATTCAACCTTTTTGTTCATCGGATtcaacatgtttatttttatggcTATTGTGATTGGGCAATTGCTGATCTTTATACAGGTCAAACGAAtgggaaagaaaataaataacgACAATTCAAAACGGGAAATGGCAGTTTTGAAATCTCTGTCGTATGTTGTTCTGTCAGACACATTTTGCTGGATTCCCATTATAGTTATAG GACTTCTAGCAAGCGGAGGAGTGAATATTTCGTCGGACGTGTATGCCTGGGTTATTGTTCTCGTTCTACCAATCAACTCAGCACTAAATCCATTCATATATACGTTCAGCATGATCTTCAGACAG AAAAAGAAGTCTCCGAGAAGTCCTAGTGTCACCTTGTCAGGAAGAGTAAATGGACAGCGACAGAGCAGCAAATAA